Genomic window (Heterodontus francisci isolate sHetFra1 chromosome 41, sHetFra1.hap1, whole genome shotgun sequence):
TCCAGGGGAGCTGGGGAGCACCAAGTAACTTCTGCCACATTGCAACAAGAACCACCCAGTGCTATACTGAGAGGTCCAGCAGCATAAACAAAGTATCTTAGCCATAGCACCAACTGGCCTTCAGTATCTAGCTCTATAACCATAAGCCCATCAGCGATAGTTCCAAAACCCCAGGCATTCACAAAACTGCAACTGGCTGGAATAGGTGTAAATATGTTCAGTCCGCCTAAATACTCTAATAAAGGATGAGCTTGCTGTCAGTCATGTCAAGAGCTACACAATGTCTTGGAGCTCCATCCCAATGCACAGCATAACATGGCAGAGTCCCAGGGATATACCAAAACAATGGCATGTCTCTTAAGGGCAATCTAGGGGGAGGAGTACTCATTTCTCAAGGTATCCCCACCATCTTATATCCAAAAAGAACCTGCTACAGCATATTCTTTTGACGTCAGTAACAATAACTTCAAGGACCAATTTTGATGTGTTTTTTTCAATATGTAATGGAAGGAGTGAGTTGGAGGAAGAGTACTTCCCCAGGTTTTCCTGATTTGCCCCCCCACTCTTCAATTCTCTTAACAAATTGAACAATCTTCCAGCTTCTCTTTCACTTGTGCGTGTTGTGGAACAATTATTGTAGCCCTCATAACCTCATAAAGAGAATCAAATCAGTCCCTTCACCCTCCCGACCCATCTCAAGCCAAAATCTAATTATCAGTACACCCTGCTAACATGCAAGGAAATAAATCGGAGTGACAACTTGCAAGGTTCTTAATTTAATTTTATTATGATAGGTttgattaaaaaaaaagtttgcaatATTTTTGCAGCGAGGCTAAAATGTATACCTCAGATACCAAGGAGCATACAGACCAATCATTACTTGCTATCAATGTTTCAGTATACGATATTCCAATTAATTAAGTTGACCTTTGGTAAAGAGTTGCTACAACAGATTGCATTCCAATCAGAAGGTCTTATAATGTCACACAAGTCCATGCAATAGATTCAGGAAATATGTTAAAGCCGTCACTCCTTTATTTTCCATTGGTGTTGCTAGGGTGATGCTTCTATTCCTTATGGAAGAGGTTTAATAGTACATCTGCTGGTAGAATGACCACTCTTAAGGAAGTAACTTAGCAATGATCACTAGTTCAGAGTGCAAGTATTTTGTTTCTCTTATTTAGTTATCGTTACCTTCCTCATCTTCTTTCTTGTCATCATCATCATCGCCATCATCGTCACCATTGTCATTGTGTTTATGCTTCTTATCATCATCATTATCATCGCCcttgtcatcatcatcatcatcatcatcattatcatcattatcatcatccttgtcatcatcatcatcatccttgtcatcatcatcatcatcatcgtcaTCATTGATGTCATCATCGTCGTCCTTGTCATCATCATCGTCCTTGTCATCATCGTCcttgtcatcatcatcatcaccatcgtCGTCATCATCGTCGTCATCATCGTCGTCAtcatcatcgtcatcgtcatcgtcatcgtcatcgtcatcgtcatcatcATCGTCCTTGTCATCATCATCGTCGTTGTCGTCATCATCGTCCTTGTCATCATTATCATCGTCGTCGTCGTCGTCGTCGTCATCATCATCATTCTCATCTTCTTCATGTTTATGCTTCTTATTATCGTGatcgtcatcatcatcatcatcatccttgTCGTCGTCATCAttgtcaccatcatcatcatcatcatcatcatccttcCCTGCTCCTACATCCTTTGAATCTTCATGTTCTCCATCattgtcatcatcatcatcattttcATCTGGAGCAGCAGAAACCCCAGGGATAACATTGATGTGAATGGAACACACGAAAGTCAGCAACAGGCAGAAAAGCCAAACCTTTTGGGAGGCCATGTTGTTGCCAACTCAATTCAAGACAGCAAATAAATCCTCCAAAAGTTCTTAGGAAAGAACTAGGTATTTATGTGTATATATTACAATAGACAAATCCGAAACGGGGAAAAGTAATGAGGAACGTCAAGCTTAGAACGAAAGCCGCTCCTCTCGATCACTGTAGTCCACAGAATGGTCTGTTTGGTTGATTGATAGCACCAGATGGCGTTTGACTTGCAACGTCTCCTGTCCAATAGCAGTAGCAAATGAATCCCTCGTCGAGTCATGGGAGGCTTTTAATATAATCGCCCTGACAAGGCTCTGGCATCACATTGCCATATTTGAGCGTCCACACAAGCCAGAGGTCATTCACAGAGACTCTGTCTTCTTTAATAGCAACTGTGTCACCCTGCCATTGGTCGGATATTAAAAGACTTTTTCTTTTGCATCTGCCAAAATGCCCTGACTGCCAGTCACTGGGAACCTCCGCCTCCTCATCAAACTTCACAACCTATTACCAACAATCATCGCGACACTCAAGTGTGTTTGGGTGTCAGAGGACAAGGGGCCGATTTACCTTCCACTAACTGAGTTCAAAACTCATATTGACAGGTTGGATTTGAATATTGGGAAGGGTTGAATTACAGCACAACAGATTTAATCAACTTGGCACCTAAATATGTCCTTTGGAGGGCATTTTCTTTTAGCCAATCTTCCAAAAGTACTGACCCCTGTTTGGGGTAGAGTTCCTTGGGAATTCACCAAGTAGTGATTATTTTTTATGGAAGCCTGCCTGGGGAGCTATTTGAGCATAGTGGGCATCACGGCCAACTTCAATCCCTGTCCTACGCCCAATGAGTGCTTCCCAGTGAAGCAGAAAACCCCGGCTGACTTTCTTTCCCGTCTCTACCCAGCATCCCAGCGGTCTATTGTAGCATCGTGCCAACTACCCCTTACTGAATCAGCTAATTGTGGTCTATTGGACACCGGGGTGAGGGCTGGGTGGGGAGGTTTCAACTGCCGAGCCAtcaactggaaaagctgtcaaagcTTAATTGAGAACACCCACTCTTGTTGCTGAGGCTTGGATAACATGCAACAAGAACAActtagcatttatatagcgcctttaacatcgtaaaatgtcccaaggcacttgatAAGAGCGTAAGCAGACAAAATTGGACACTGAGTCAAAGGACACTAGGACAGCTGATCAAAAACGCGGTCAAAGAAGCTAGAATTGGGGGAGTGCACAATCTCAGAGAGTTGCAGTGCTGGACGAGGCTGCAGACATacagagggacttgaaaacaaggatgagaattagcAGCATTAACTGCCTCTGCTAAATCAATTTGTGCAGTTTACCGAGAAGAGGTTGCCCGAACAGAATGGTATTCTCCAATTATCATTAAGAAGGCAACCGTTGAAAAATAATGAGCGATTTTTAAATTTGATTGCAGCTTCAGTGAGTTCAAGCAGTGAGCAAACTTAAATGTGCTGATGTTGTTTGAATGCTTtatatacatgtgtgtgtgtatgtgtgtgtgtatagatttcCAAGCTGCTGACTTCTTTCTGATGAGAAAATGCTCGGAGACCGAAACATGAACCAACGGAGTCAAATACTTGAAATTGTCTAGATTCCAATATCCTCACGACACCATCAGGTGATTGGACAGTAGTGTAAATTTGATGAATGTTCACTGCTGGTTATTTCCAACGTGTCGCTATTTGTTGAGCTCACAGGCATTCCTGTTGATGTAATGCTTTCTCAATTTCATGCCAGTTCTTGCCTGCACTGAAGGTACTCAGTGTCCTGAATCTGAGAGTCCGATGGTCAAACTGAGCCAGGGATTGCGACCTGGTCTCTAGGACACTGGGTGGTGTGTGAACTCACTGAGCcatttgggcagctttttattccCCTGAACTATtacgggatgaaagacttcagttatagaaagttgcatttatatagcacctttcacagcctcaggatatcccaaagcactttatagccaatgaagtacttttcaagtgtagtcactgttgtaatgtaggaaacacagcagccaatttgtgcacagcaagctcccacaagctgcagtgtgataatgaccagatcatctgttttttaggtgctggttgagggttaaatattggccaggacaccgaggagaactcccccgctcttcttcaaaatagtgccctgggatcttttacgtccaccagaGGGGACAGACAGGGACTCGGTTTAACTTCACATCTGAAAGCTggcacctccgacggtgcagcactcccttttTGCTGCCATCCTGGACTGGGATTCCAGAATTATATGAACGACAgctcctctgacaatgtagcactccctcaatactgtataGAAGTCTCAGCCTAGATTACGTGGCAAGTTGAGAAGTAATCCTTATCCTGTTGAATAAAGTGAAATTGTGAATACAGTGAAGGAGCCATAACAGACTTAATGAACAGGAACTCTATATAGTTGTATACTGAGTAGCCCTAACCTGCTGAATACACAGGAACTGTGTACTTTATAACTGTTCTTGCAGTGGAGGAAGAAGACAAAATACCAACAAGACAAGGGAACCTAAAATAAGTCAAGGGGAGGAGCACTGAATATAAGTGAAAAAATGCAACTGGAGAAAATAGTGGGACTTAAGACAGACCAATCTCCAGGACcagatgttttgcatcccaggaTATTAAAAGAAATAGATGAGGAAATTCCAGATGCATTAGTCATAATTTCCGAAACCTCTCGCGATTTAGGAGCTGTGCCATTGGTTCagaaaattgcaaatgtcattccattatttaagaagggacgtggggggtggggggggggagaaactagACAACTTCAGATCTGTCAGTTTAATATCTATTGTGGGGAAGTTAATGGAATCTATCATCcttgtctgtgaagtgctttgggatgttgcgagattgtgaaaggtgctacataaatgcaagttctttccattTGTCACGCTTGCTGGTTCTATTTTTCTTTCCTAATCTTTCTCTCATTCCTTTCTTTCCTTTCCCATTATCATTATATCATGCGACTACCAGACAGTAGAAGATGAACTAGGTAGACCTTTTCTGATACAACAATTCCTACGGTCTTCTCTCCATCATTCTCAGTCACTCCTATCTTTTCTCCGAACCTGTCTtaatttcttttctctctctctgcctgttccTGCCCTCTTTCATTGTGCCTCTCAAtctttcatggaatcatagaatagtacagcacaaagggaggccaatcagcccattgaggCCACACCAGctttttcgaagagcaatccagttcgtcATGCTCCTGCATCTTTTTCCCCATTGTTACAAACgcgggactttgtaacatgattatgctaTTAAAAAATGTTAcgatggagtctggaaggtcaagtgacttcacatccactctgcgaaaggacaagacagaagtcttggttaccaggacaatagAGAACATAAATCAAAgacttttttgggggggaaaaaacagagactgcagggttaACGCCTGAAGAACTATGGGTTTCtacctcccagacttttgggttgTAAAATATGGAGTCTGAGATTTTGAAGTTGCAAATGTACCAGAGAGCTGTCAACAcccgggaacaatggaaggcccaagtggctctgtgaaaccagacttccagactttgcatattggaacaggataaTAAGTTATTgactttgagtccagataaatttaacagattttctgaaggcagacaggctgtaagttaCAGcctcaagagagggagagagggaacacctgttgTCGGAAGCCTGATACAGTGAAAGGTTGTGAAGCCTTGAACCTATTTGAAAGCTAAAGCTTGTGGAGAAGTAGAGGACCAGGAATTACCTTATTCATGGACAGCCAGATCGGAAATGCTTGGAAAAATGAGCAAAGAGGATGTTGATTTttggaaaggtctgggagatccaacccattgcaactgtgaggagtttgggacttttaaccgcaaaggatttcactatcaaagaggactgtgtaacgtataagtgaGTTGTGATGTTTTACAGTATTTTAATAAGCAAAagcaaatacctttctttgtaatttcggGTAGCAGCTAATTGCTAAGTACTATTTAGttcatggggatttcttttagtttagttgttataatgaaagtcttaaaacatgaaatcgtgTCATGTAAATCCTTTAAGTTGCTTGGGGGGTTCATATCTCCTATTTTTCACGTGAATGATCCCACTGAGGTTGTAACACCCACATTCCTACCATTTTTctgtttcaagtatttatccaattcccttttaaaagctactattgaatctgtatccaccgccctatcaggcagtgcattccaaatgaccgccttctgtactgtaaatgagtCTGTGactctaaatctgtgccctctacttatcgacatagagtcatagagtgatagagcacaaaagcaggcccttcggcccatcatgtaaatgccggccatcaaacacctatctattctaatcccattttccagggcttggcccgtagcattgtgtgctatggcatttcaagtgctcatctaaatacttcttaaatgttgtgagggttcctacctctaccaccccttcaggcagtgcgttccagattccaaccaccctctgggtgaaattttttttcctctaattccctctaaacctcattccccttaccttaaatctatgccccctggttactgacacctccgctaaggcaaaaagtctcttcctatctaccctatctatgcccccacataattttgtatacctcaatcaggtcggccctcagccttctctgctctaaggaaaacaaccctagccttttcagtctctcttcataactgaaatgctccagcccaggcaacatcctggcaaatctcctctgcaccctctccagtgcaatcacatccttcctatagtgtggtgcccagaactgtacacattactccagctgtggcctaactagcgttttatacagttccatcataacctccctgttcttatagtctatgccttggctaataaaggcaagtatcctatatgccctcctaaccaccttatttacctgtgctgctgccttcagtgatctatggacaagtacgccaagatccctctgaccctctgtacttaccagggtcctaccatccattgtacattcccttgccttgttagtcctccgaaaatgcatcacctcacacttctcaggagtaaattccatttgccactgctccgcccattataccaacccaactatatcgtcctgtaatctaaggctttcctgctcaatatttacgacaccaccaattttcgtgtcatctgcgaacttactgatcagacctcctatattcacgtctaaatcattaatgtacactacaaacagcaagggtcccagcaccgataccaGCGGTACACCACTGGCTACAGACCtccaatcgcagaaacaaccctcgactattaccctctgcctcctggcacaaagccaattttggatccaaattgcccggaatcccatgggctcttaccttcttaaccaatctcccatgtgggaccttaccaaaagccttactgaagtccatgtggactacatcaactgttttaccctcatctacacatctagtcaccacctcgaaaaactcaatcatgttTGTCATCACATTTCAGCTCTGTTTGCCAAGCAGACCTTGCAGAAATGCAGATTTCCGTCTTGCAGTCAGACAGGTTTTAACACAGCTCAGGTGTGGCTTGTCTTGACCTTTCCCTGTCTCGCACAAACACAAACCAATCGCTGTTGCCTCGTCAGTGAGCGTCAGAAAACTTCTCTCTTCAAGGAAACCTCAGACCGAGGGGAGCAGGTATATCAAGCACTCAGCATACCTGGTGAATACACACTGTGCCAAGAATCTCCTCAAAACCATGGACAGAAGACTGGAAAGAGATCAGGTACAGTCACCCCTCCCCCAGAAAAATCTTTTATAAATTACGGAGTTTGTTTCAATGTCAGGAAGTAGATGTGATTGGGAGGCAGGTGGGAAAATGCCTCTAATCAAATCAGGCAATGATTTAATTTCCATTCCAACTCTTCATAAAACATCTCTCCCCTTTTAACCTGCTATTTCCTGAAGGAATTTACTCTCTCTAGG
Coding sequences:
- the LOC137353546 gene encoding sarcoplasmic reticulum histidine-rich calcium-binding protein, whose amino-acid sequence is MASQKVWLFCLLLTFVCSIHINVIPGVSAAPDENDDDDDNDGEHEDSKDVGAGKDDDDDDDDGDNDDDDKDDDDDDDDHDNKKHKHEEDENDDDDDDDDDDDDNDDKDDDDDNDDDDDKDDDDDDDDDDDDDDDDDDDDDDDDDDDDDGDDDDDKDDDDKDDDDDKDDDDDINDDDDDDDDDKDDDDDDKDDDNDDNDDDDDDDDKGDDNDDDKKHKHNDNGDDDGDDDDDKKEDEEEYLGGLNIFTPIPASCSFVNAWGFGTIADGLMVIELDTEGQLVLWLRYFVYAAGPLTLPEVPHFQGDAKLRPSHVDLKNPMTLLEGERSSPDVLQPTPLKLEFRNANSASLSTDAARPADVRSWGYHGEAACFRECYAKVGRRYESSMVRPGPSIWWLRAEEGEEEEEEEEGGEQYKDGSLCSYCAFCEHCDECEKCPCEEGDKHKYCEDCKYCQFCYVCPVICETVCKPGSYVDEFSSTIYQ